The Arachis hypogaea cultivar Tifrunner chromosome 14, arahy.Tifrunner.gnm2.J5K5, whole genome shotgun sequence genome has a segment encoding these proteins:
- the LOC112742574 gene encoding uncharacterized protein, producing the protein MDPPSTPISQASTSSDIPSQPLPNPKGGINAVTLRSGTQLKERNSKAPSPMKVTQEEDGVEIEEIEEEEESHVIVEDEDPLPWSEVPRKEQILEEVAQPIPFPTLARKAKKRVELDMLYIKIHELETIPLGSSISALMGSIPKKCVDPGPCLVSCVIDGVQFIDCICDHGACVSIMPLSVYHLLKLPPLKRSAARFVLADKSIITVSGVAEDVLVDIKGLIFPIDFHIIEMPPSESERASSILLGRPFLRTSRFKLDAHSETYSFEIDGRVVSFSLEEAMRHPPENHSIFRCDLIDNIVAKVYCARLEEKHIIEENGDNPSKEVQMTSQEQKLELKPLTPHLKYSYLDEAHKFPWGIDFMGPFPNSNGFLYILLAVDYVSKWVEAIPT; encoded by the exons ATGGACCCACCCTCTACTCCCATTTCTCAAGCCTCAACATCTAGTGACATACCTTCTCAACctctacccaaccccaagggtggcattaaCGCCGTAACCTTGAGGTCTGGAACTCAATTGAAGGAGAGGAATTCAAAGGCACCTAGTCCAATGAAAGTCACTCAAGAGGAAGATGGAgttgagatagaagaaattgaagaagaggaggagtcaCATGTAATAGTTGAAGATGAGGACCCTCTACCATGGAGTGAAGTCCCCAGAAAGGAACAAATCTTGGAGGAAGTGGCTCAACCAattccatttcctacattggcaaGAAAGGCTAAAAAGCGTGTGGAACTTGATATGCTATACATCAA AATTCATGAGTTGGAAaccattccattgggtagttccaTTTCGGCTTTGATGGGATCCATTCCAAAAAAGTGTGTTGATCCAGGTCCTTGTTTAGTTTCTTGTGTCATTGATGGAGTCCAATTCATTGATTGTATATGCGACCATGGTGCATGCGTTAGCATTATGCCTCTTTCCGTTTATCATCTATTGAAGCTCCCACCATTGAAGCGGTCGGCGGCTCGGTTTGTCTTGGCGGACAAGAGCATAATAACCGTGtcgggtgttgcggaagatgtgTTGGTCGACATAAAGGGTTTGATATTTCCAATTGATTTTCATATCATTGAGATGCCACCAAGTGAATCCGAGAGggcatcatctatcctacttggaaggccGTTTTTGAGGACCTCTAGGTTCAAGTTGGATGCCCATTCGGAAACCTATTCGTTTGAAATAGATGGGAGAGTTGTAAGTTTTAGCTTAGAAGAAGCAATGAGGCACCCACCGGAGAACCATTCCATATTCCGGTGTGATCTAATTGACAACATTGTGGCCAAAGTGTATTGTGCAAGGCTAGAAGAGAAACATATAATTGAAGAAAATGGTGACAATCCAAGTAAAGAAGTTCAAATGACAAGCCAAGAGCAAAAGCTAGAATTGAAGCCATTGACACCCCACCTAAAGtactcataccttgatgaagcccacaagTTCCCG tggggaattgacttcatggggccattcccaaactctaatggtttccTCTACATTCTACTTgccgttgattatgtgtccaaatgggtggaagcgataccCACCTAG